One stretch of Bacteroidota bacterium DNA includes these proteins:
- a CDS encoding 3-deoxy-7-phosphoheptulonate synthase, producing MLVILKSDVDERSEEFIHTWNHLNNLPGIELRRHIVQGDMQSLTEIYLIGNTKALNKSDVASLPGVERVIRISEDYRIIGRHKDGDRAVGFEYNGLSFNQDNLHVFAGICAVDNPTNIEIIMKALQEHGQVCTRMGAYKPRTNPYSFQGHGKSCLPYVFELAGKYGIKVIAMEVTHESHIAEIDTALQKAGRPTGVMLQVGTRNTQNFELLKAIGRQQTYPVLFKRGFGITLSESLNAAEYLAEAGNANIVFCLRGMKTSFSSPHRNMVDFTHVPAVKRLTRLPVCIDPTHSVGSRGEAPDGILDLFHATAQGVIAGANMVLVEFHPNPPEALVDGPQALLMDELPYFLEDVKLARETYEKRVALMSRLEEVRA from the coding sequence ATGTTAGTAATCCTTAAGTCTGATGTAGATGAAAGGTCTGAAGAATTCATTCATACCTGGAATCACCTCAACAATCTACCTGGTATTGAACTGCGTCGGCATATCGTGCAGGGGGATATGCAATCGCTCACTGAGATTTACCTGATTGGTAACACAAAGGCCCTCAATAAAAGCGACGTCGCATCGTTACCCGGCGTAGAGCGTGTTATTCGTATCTCCGAGGACTACCGCATCATTGGGCGTCACAAGGATGGTGACCGTGCTGTCGGTTTCGAATACAATGGGCTTTCATTCAATCAGGATAACCTGCACGTGTTTGCAGGCATCTGTGCAGTGGATAATCCCACGAACATCGAGATCATCATGAAGGCCCTGCAAGAGCACGGCCAGGTTTGTACACGCATGGGTGCTTACAAGCCACGCACCAATCCGTATTCTTTCCAGGGACACGGTAAAAGTTGCCTACCCTATGTGTTTGAGCTTGCCGGCAAATATGGCATCAAGGTTATCGCAATGGAGGTAACGCATGAAAGCCACATTGCGGAAATTGATACAGCGCTTCAAAAAGCAGGGCGTCCAACCGGTGTCATGCTGCAGGTTGGTACACGCAATACACAAAACTTTGAATTGCTAAAAGCCATTGGGCGCCAACAAACCTATCCTGTATTGTTTAAGCGGGGTTTTGGCATTACCCTTAGCGAATCGCTTAACGCAGCTGAATACCTGGCAGAAGCTGGCAACGCCAATATTGTTTTTTGCCTCCGCGGTATGAAAACCTCTTTCTCCAGCCCGCACCGGAATATGGTGGACTTCACCCACGTTCCTGCTGTTAAACGGCTCACGCGGCTCCCAGTGTGTATCGATCCGACGCACTCCGTTGGGTCACGCGGCGAAGCTCCGGATGGCATTCTCGACTTGTTTCATGCAACAGCGCAGGGCGTTATTGCCGGCGCAAACATGGTACTGGTTGAATTTCATCCGAACCCGCCTGAAGCTCTGGTTGACGGACCACAGGCGTTGCTCATGGATGAGTTACCGTACTTCCTGGAAGACGTCAAGCTCGCGCGCGAAACATATGAGAAACGTGTAGCGCTCATGAGCCGGCTGGAAGAAGTCCGCGCCTAG
- a CDS encoding SdpI family protein, producing the protein MGKQKSLINDWPIWLVLLLPFVLTMYHWADIPDQIAMHWNGAGEVDRWGEKGWEAFLLPVINVGVYLLLIALPYIDPKKKTDNAQKAMRAFRYIFPIFFSGMAVLILYKWLGSEFEFTHYIYLCIAVFFLLLGNYMQTIKPNYFVGIRTPWTLENEENWRKTHRFGGRLWVAGGLVLIALWFFLPTEQLSNALFYGAICLTVVTLLYSFGLYMLEGGNKAEEEAQKPEAG; encoded by the coding sequence ATGGGTAAACAAAAATCACTCATCAACGACTGGCCGATATGGCTTGTCCTCCTGCTCCCGTTTGTGCTAACCATGTATCACTGGGCAGACATCCCCGATCAAATCGCCATGCACTGGAACGGCGCCGGCGAAGTAGACCGCTGGGGGGAGAAAGGCTGGGAAGCTTTTTTGCTTCCTGTGATAAACGTGGGGGTCTACCTGCTGCTCATCGCACTGCCCTACATTGACCCGAAGAAAAAAACGGACAATGCGCAGAAAGCCATGCGCGCGTTTCGGTACATATTCCCCATTTTCTTTTCAGGCATGGCGGTGCTGATCCTGTATAAATGGCTGGGCTCCGAATTTGAATTTACGCACTACATTTACCTGTGTATAGCCGTATTTTTCCTGCTACTGGGCAACTACATGCAAACGATCAAGCCCAACTATTTTGTGGGCATTCGTACCCCGTGGACCCTCGAGAACGAAGAGAACTGGCGTAAAACACACCGTTTTGGCGGCCGGCTCTGGGTAGCTGGCGGACTGGTGCTGATTGCCCTCTGGTTTTTCCTGCCTACGGAGCAGCTTTCTAACGCCCTGTTTTACGGCGCGATTTGCCTGACGGTCGTTACCCTGCTGTACTCATTTGGCCTTTACATGCTGGAAGGCGGCAACAAGGCAGAAGAAGAGGCCCAGAAACCGGAAGCAGGCTAG
- a CDS encoding autorepressor SdpR family transcription factor, with protein sequence MNKLFKALNDTTRRRILDMLKSSDLTAGEIADAFQISKPSISHHLDLLKQAGLISVTKEGQFRRYSLDTTVLDEALQWLLELVDNNQNHEDNG encoded by the coding sequence ATGAACAAGCTATTCAAGGCACTTAACGACACAACGCGCCGGCGCATACTGGATATGCTTAAATCGTCGGATTTGACAGCCGGAGAGATTGCCGACGCGTTTCAGATAAGTAAGCCGAGCATTTCCCACCACCTGGATTTGCTCAAACAGGCCGGCCTGATTTCGGTGACAAAGGAGGGACAGTTCCGCCGGTATTCGCTTGACACCACTGTATTGGACGAGGCACTGCAATGGCTGCTGGAGCTCGTTGACAACAACCAAAACCACGAAGACAATGGGTAA
- the coaA gene encoding type I pantothenate kinase: MQNNKHAYSPYVRFSRTEWARFRKDTPQTLEEADLQQLRGINEQISLKEVADVYLPLSRLLNLYVSASQDLHQATYRFLGGPAAKVPFIIGLAGSVAVGKSTTARILQALLSRWADHVNVALITTDGFLYPNARLADRNLMRRKGFPESYDIRRLIKFVADLKAGKPSVKAPVYSHLTYDVVEGSFIEVNQPDIVIIEGINVLQSGSSPGSKPSRVYLSDFFDFSIYVDADPVQIEQWFLDRFHKLRITAFQDAASYFHRYSKMTVEEADDYARGVWNEINAVNLIENIAPTRERADLILRKGDNHTIEEVQLRKL, from the coding sequence ATGCAAAACAACAAACACGCATACTCGCCTTATGTCCGGTTTTCGCGAACCGAATGGGCGCGCTTCAGGAAAGATACGCCACAGACGCTTGAAGAAGCAGATCTGCAGCAGCTTCGCGGTATTAATGAACAGATTTCGCTGAAGGAGGTGGCTGATGTATACTTGCCGCTTTCCCGTCTGCTGAACCTGTATGTTTCAGCTTCCCAGGATTTGCACCAGGCAACGTATCGGTTTCTTGGCGGGCCGGCGGCAAAGGTGCCTTTTATTATTGGGCTGGCTGGTAGCGTAGCGGTCGGCAAAAGTACAACTGCGCGCATTTTGCAGGCGCTGCTCTCGCGCTGGGCTGATCATGTGAATGTTGCGCTCATCACCACCGACGGCTTTTTATATCCCAATGCCAGGCTTGCTGACCGCAACTTGATGCGAAGAAAAGGATTTCCCGAAAGCTACGATATCCGCCGGCTGATCAAGTTTGTGGCCGACCTCAAAGCTGGCAAACCCTCCGTAAAGGCACCGGTGTACTCACACCTCACGTACGATGTGGTCGAAGGCTCATTTATTGAAGTCAACCAGCCGGATATTGTGATCATCGAGGGAATCAATGTTTTACAGTCAGGATCGTCGCCGGGGAGCAAGCCTTCCCGGGTGTATCTCTCAGACTTCTTTGATTTTTCGATTTATGTTGATGCTGACCCGGTGCAAATCGAGCAATGGTTTTTGGATCGATTCCACAAACTGCGCATTACGGCGTTTCAGGATGCCGCGTCCTATTTTCATCGATACAGTAAAATGACCGTCGAAGAAGCAGATGATTATGCCCGGGGTGTATGGAATGAAATCAATGCCGTCAATCTCATTGAAAACATTGCCCCTACCCGTGAAAGGGCTGACCTGATTCTCAGAAAAGGGGACAATCACACCATTGAAGAAGTGCAGTTGCGTAAGCTGTGA